From the genome of Sander lucioperca isolate FBNREF2018 chromosome 1, SLUC_FBN_1.2, whole genome shotgun sequence, one region includes:
- the ccnjl gene encoding cyclin-J-like protein, with protein sequence MGKMERELQWWKGQLAADIHQSLRIKELKLPVYRAHSPQIGMRRYFADLLAILSNRYQLCPTARHLAVYLLDLFMDHYDVAVKQLYVIALSCLLLASKFEEKEDRVPKLEQLNSLGFMCSLNLVLNKKDLIKMELLLLETFGWNLCMPTPAHFIDYYLYASVQEGDLYNGWPLSSLSKTKAFMDKYTHYFLEVSLQDHAFLSFRPSQVAAACVAASRICLQISPSWTTALHLLTGYTWDHLTQCIELMLLAHDNDVKEANKTKSTPPHRPSSLQSHPQTSHLSPVSAIQRSASSSSSTSSTPQLLFQPDGFTHLSQHSPSLSQLQALADSQALGPVVNMSQDFLQSHRMGLLTAAPSMTAGVGFPSYPTLTSGLQPGARALPLQGPISVQMALAAEPRHCLSMAYSGGYLGAHHTFTAGCFDR encoded by the exons ATGGGaaagatggagagggagttgCAATGGTGGAAAGGACAGCTAGCTGCAGATATCCATCAATCGCTCCGCATCAAG GAGCTGAAGCTACCGGTCTACCGAGCCCACTCTCCGCAGATTGGCATGCGGCGGTACTTTGCAGACTTGTTGGCCATCCTGAGTAATCGCTACCAGCTATGTCCTACAGCGCGTCACCTAGCCGTCTACCTACTGGACTTGTTCATGGACCACTATGATGTGGCTGTCAAGCAGCTCTATGTCATCGCCCTCTCCTGTCTGCTCCTAGCTA GTAAATTTGAGGAGAAGGAGGACCGGGTTCCCAAACTGGAGCAGCTGAACTCTCTGGGATTTATGTGCAGCCTGAACCTGGTTCTCAACAAGAAGGATCTGATCAAAATGGAGCTTCTGCTCCTCGAGACCTTTGGCTGGAACCTGTGCATGCCCACACCTGCCCACTTTATTGACTACTACCTCTATGCCTCGGTGCAGGAGGGCGACCTATACAATGGCTggcccctctcctccctctccaagACCAAGGCTTTCATGGACAAATACACTCACTACTTTCTGGAAGTCTCTTTGCAAG ACCACGCCTTCCTGAGTTTCCGACCATCCCAGGTTGCTGCTGCATGTGTGGCAGCATCTCGTATTTGTCTTCAGATTTCCCCAAGCTGGACAACTGCACTGCATCTACTAACAGGCTACACCTGGGACCACCTCACCCAGTGCATTGAGCTCATGCTGCT TGCTCATGACAATGACGTTAAGGAGGCCAACAAGACCAAATCCACTCCTCCTCACCGGCCCTCCTCTCTGCAGTCTCATCCCCAGACCTCTCACCTCTCTCCAGTGTCAGCCATCCAGAGATcagcctcttcctcctcctccacctcctccacacCACAGCTGCTCTTTCAGCCGGACGGCTTCACACATCTTTCTCAGCATTCCCCCTCCCTGTCCCAGCTGCAGGCGCTAGCGGACTCCCAGGCTTTGGGGCCTGTGGTGAACATGTCTCAGGACTTCCTTCAGAGCCACAGGATGGGTCTCCTAACAGCGGCTCCTTCCATGACTGCTGGGGTTGGGTTCCCCTCATACCCAACCCTGACCTCTGGTCTCCAGCCGGGGGCTCGTGCGCTGCCGCTCCAGGGCCCCATTTCTGTGCAGATGGCCCTCGCTGCAGAGCCGCGCCACTGTCTGAGTATGGCCTACAGCGGGGGCTACCTGGGGGCTCATCACACTTTCACAGCGGGCTGCTTTGACAGGTGA
- the c1qtnf2 gene encoding complement C1q tumor necrosis factor-related protein 2: MPMGHNFSTVTIMLQMCVMLCLVSVVFSQTYPLPKKGHNITIHSSQLVCSLPGPAGPAGNPGAPGSPGAMGPMGPPGKDGLDGKDGEKGEKGDGGDPGRTGNPGKPGVKGREGVIGKAGPRGLKGPRGAPGVAGKRGKKGELGDVGQPGAQGGCNCGNVARSAFSVAVTKSYPKERLPIRFSRILLNEGNHYNASSGKFVCEVPGVYYFTYDITLANKHLAIGLVHNGQYKIKTFDANTGNHDVASGSTVLHLQQSDQVWLQIFYSEQNGLFFDPFWTDSTFTGFLIYADQDYLTEADRKANAKDDS; encoded by the exons ATGCCCATGGGTCATAACTTCTCAACTG TGACCATCATGCTCCAGATGTGTGTCATGCTGTGTTTGGTGTCAGTTGTCTTCTCCCAAACATATCCCTTGCCCAAGAAAGGTCACAACATCACCATCCACTCCTCCCAGCTGGTCTGCAGTCTGCCAGGCCCAGCGGGCCCTGCCGGGAACCCCGGAGCCCCTGGATCACCAGGGGCCATGGGCCCCATGGGGCCCCCGGGGAAGGATGGCCTAGATGGGAAGGATGGAGAGAAGGGAGAAAAGGGAGATGGAG GTGATCCAGGGAGGACAGGGAACCCAGGCAAGCCAGGTGTGAAAGGGCGTGAAGGTGTCATCGGCAAGGCTGGACCTCGAGGACTGAAGGGACCACGAGGAGCACCGGGGGTAGCTGGAAAACGAGGGAAAAAAGGAGAGCTGGGTGATGTGGGCCAGCCAGGAGCTCAAGGAGGGTGTAATTGTGGCAATGTGGCCCGATCAGCCTTCTCTGTGGCGGTGACAAAGAGCTACCCTAAAGAGCGATTGCCCATCCGCTTCAGCCGGATTCTGCTGAATGAGGGGAATCATTACAACGCCAGCAGTGGGAAGTTTGTTTGTGAGGTCCCTGGGGTCTATTATTTCACATATGATATCACTCTGGCAAATAAGCACCTGGCCATTGGGCTGGTCCACAATGGACAGTACAAGATCAAGACATTTGATGCAAACACAGGGAACCATGATGTGGCGTCTGGTTCTACTGTTCTCCACCTGCAGCAGTCAGACCAGGTGTGGCTTCAGATCTTCTACTCGGAGCAGAATGGACTCTTCTTTGACCCTTTCTGGACAGACAGCACCTTCACTGGCTTTCTTATCTATGCTGACCAGGACTATCTCACTGAGGCTGATAGAAAAGCTAATGCTAAAGATGACAGTTAA